The DNA sequence TGCATAGAGACATAAAACCTGATAACTTCCTCATGGGACTTGGCCGCAAAGCAAATCAGGtgattgttctttcttttaaatgcttgttcttatttcttaAGCGATCACTTCAAGGTGTTCTTGCTagcttcttgttcttggttgtGTATGCATTCTTACTTCCACCGGTTTTTTTAGGTTTACATAATAGATTTTGGACTAGCAAAAAGATATCGAGATGCAACTACCAACCGACATATTCCCTACAGGTACTTCTTCAGTTTCTTTTGGAACTTCTTTCAAGTTTTTCACTCATGCTTTAAGTATTCATATGAAAGTTGCGATGTCATTTTACCTTCGTTTGTTTATAATTCTTTCTAACAGGGAGAACAAAAACCTAACAGGGACAGCTCGCTATGCTAGTTGCAATACTCACCTTGGAATTGGTAAGTCGGACACCTGAGTTTACTACTTGCACATTTTGCATTGAATTGTAACTTGGACCTCATGTACCTTCACTGTTGTCTTCTTCCCAGAGCAAAGTCGGCGGGATGATTTGGAGTCTCTTGGATATGTGCTTCTATACTTTTTGAGAGGAAGGTATGCCAATGCTCTCACtgtttttattactattaacTAATTAGTTACACACGATAGTGTCACTATCATTCTGAAGAATGTTGTGATATTAATATAGGATGTTACTTCAGTATCCCTTTATCCCAATTCATGCACATTTTATCTGCATATCTTAATTCAGGCATTGACAGGGATAGGGGCGGAATtcctatttgtttttttttttttttatcattttctatttatgaCGAAATTTCCATTTATAGCCTTCCGTGGCAAGGATTGAAAGCTGCCACAAAGAAgcaaaaatatgataaaatatgCGAGAAGAAGTTATCTACTCCTATTGAGGTATGTTTAACCAAACTCTAGGGTATTTGCTATGTGCATATATTCTTGATCTCATgcatctatttttattttcattctggAAGGTCCTATGCAAGTCTCATCCAGTGGAGTTTGCTTCATACTTTCATTACTGCCACTCTCTGACATTTGATCAGCGACCTGATTATGGGTTCTTAAAGCGATTGTTCCGTGACTTATTTGCTCGTGAAGGTAGTGATGCTTCTGTTTATATAAGTTTGACAGTAATCCTATTTGAAAGAGACCTACGAACAGTCATGATGcctaaatatttgtttttgtgcAGAATATGAATTCGATTATGTTTTTGATTGGACAATCATAAAGTACCAGCAGTCGCAGAAGAACAGAGCCCAGCCACGAGTGTCTGTAAGTATCTTGCCCTGGTCAGCATTTATGTCCTTATTGTAATGATTCTAAGTATGGTATATTGCCTCTTACTTCAGCCGGTTCTTGTTGGTACACATAATCATCATGCAATGCCTACGGAAGGGGAGAATCGCCAAGGTTAGCTTTCTGTTTGATGCAAATTCAATGTCAAATGTACCAttgcattttttaaagtaagtGACTTccttaatatttattttccaggtgcgtttaataattattcagCTGAGGTTACAGATCGTGTTAGATCTGACCATGTTTCAAGCCCTGCAGTGCGACTGCATTTTAAACAAGCAACTCCAAAGAATTTGAGTTCTGATAATGCTCTTGACATGAATGTAAGTGATCTTAATGGCCTCATTAATCTTATTTTCGAAATACTTATATTTATTGTACTTTACCATATGTTTTGCATTTGTCCTTGTATGTTGTTAGTGTTACAATGGCTTACTGGTTAtctatattaataatataggCTCTAAATGATTCTCGCATGGCCACTGCATCATTTACACCTGCTGGTAGCTCAAGAGGAAACTCTTCTAAACCTTTGCAATCCACTGAATCTCCAAATCTCGTACATGGAAATGGTCACAAGGTTGGTCCTTCAGGTAGCTGGATTTCATCATTACAGAGAATTTCATCTGCAAAGTAATCAAAATGGTAAGTCCTCGTTACATTTACTTAGTGTTGTTTGGATTTTacctttgttttgttgttctaTTGCGTTTGGATTTTCTCTGACCATTTCACTACATCATGATTTAGCAA is a window from the Cucurbita pepo subsp. pepo cultivar mu-cu-16 chromosome LG07, ASM280686v2, whole genome shotgun sequence genome containing:
- the LOC111797971 gene encoding casein kinase 1-like protein 3, encoding MERVIGGKYKLGRKIGSGSFGEIYLATHIETFEIVAVKIENNKTKHPQLLYEAKLYNILQGGSGIPATKWSGIDGEENVLVLDLLGPSLEDLFVYCGRKFSLKTVLMLADQMLTRIEYVHSKGFLHRDIKPDNFLMGLGRKANQVYIIDFGLAKRYRDATTNRHIPYRENKNLTGTARYASCNTHLGIEQSRRDDLESLGYVLLYFLRGSLPWQGLKAATKKQKYDKICEKKLSTPIEVLCKSHPVEFASYFHYCHSLTFDQRPDYGFLKRLFRDLFAREEYEFDYVFDWTIIKYQQSQKNRAQPRVSPVLVGTHNHHAMPTEGENRQGAFNNYSAEVTDRVRSDHVSSPAVRLHFKQATPKNLSSDNALDMNALNDSRMATASFTPAGSSRGNSSKPLQSTESPNLVHGNGHKVGPSGSWISSLQRISSAK